A stretch of DNA from Lepus europaeus isolate LE1 chromosome 11, mLepTim1.pri, whole genome shotgun sequence:
TTAACTACCCTATCttcagcaaagaaaaataatttgttttaatcaAACTTAGAAAAGCATGTGACAAAGACGCTAAGTCAATGAGCGCTCGGGAAAGGGTTATTTCAGTGTTTGGACCGGAAGCTCGGGGCAGGACGCCgtcaccatggctggggctgtcAGTGTAGCTGCGCTGGAGTGCGTCTCCGCCGGCAGGTGTTGCAGAGCGGGAACGCCGGGTcaaggtgaggagggagggaaggcacgAGGTAACCCCTGTCACCATCACACGGAGGCGGGAAAGGCTGTGTTAACGGTCCTCATGcctctcccgctgctttccctcTCCGCCTTCCTTGCCCCATCTCCCGCTAAGTCTCCCTTAGCCTCCAGTATCTCTCCGTGGCCGCGCTGAGGGACCTTGCTCAGATTCCCATGACTACAAAGGCGCTTATGGACTGCACTCAGGTGAGCGGATGATGTCTCAGGGCCTCGCTGGTGTCACCCCACTGTTTCCTCTGGGGCCGTGTCCTACTATGTTTTGTCTGCCATTCTTTGACTCCTTGGGCCTGGAAACCCTGCAGAAATCGCACATCAAGGAGCATAAATCCATAATGTGTATCGGTTACGTGGAGTGGTTTCTAGTGCAACTCTTGGCAACCAGTGAGATAAGAGATACAGCCGTGCGACCTTTGAAGACATGGCCATTTACTTCTCCCAAGAGGAATGGGATCTCCTGGATGAGGCTCAGAGGCTCCTATACCTGcatgtgatgctggagaacttTGCACTTTTAACCTAATTGGTGTGTTGGCATGGAACTGAGGATGAAGAACAGAGTATTTCTGCAAAAGGAATGTCACAAGTCAGGACTTTAAAGAAAAGTCTGTCTACCCAGAAGCCTCACCCTTGTGAAATGTGTGTCCCAATCCTGAAAGATGTTTTGCACCTAGCTGATCTACCTGGGCAGAGACCGAACTCTTCTGGAATATATGCACACCTTCGCCAGGACCAGAAGCATTGTAGTGTGAAGGATTCACTCAGAAGACATGTGGATAGAGCCTCCCTTCTGAAGAGCTTCATATACCATTTGTCAGAGAAGCCCTCCCTTTGTAGAAAGATTGGAAAGGACTTCCTCACCAAGTGGGGCCTTCTTCACTCCCCAGCCATTCCCGAAGCAGAAAAGCCAAACAAGACCACTGATTGTAGGGAGACCTTTCACTGTGGAGATAGTCATCACCAGTCAGATGAGTGTAGAAAAGCTTCCAGCCAGAATCACGCTGCTGTTCAGCGCCCAAGAGTATGTTCTGGAGAAAGCACTTATGAGCCAAGCAAATGTGGAACTGCCTTCTGTGACAAATACTCACTTGTTCCATTCCAGAGAGCCCTCAATGGGGGAAGACCTTATGAGTGCAGTGAATGTGGAAAATCTTTTAGCCAAAAAGCAACCCTTATCATACACCAGCGAGTTCATACTGGAGAAAAGCCATATAAATGTGACAAATGTGATAAGTCTTTTAGTCAAAGCTCCAGCCTTATTGAGCACTGCAGAACTCACAGTGGAGAAAGGCCTTATGAGTGCAGGGAATGTGGGAAGGCCTTTGGGTGCAAGTCCAACCTTGTTTGGCACCAGGGAACTCACACAGGAGAAAGGCCTTATGCGTGTCCTGAATGTGGGAAATTCTTTAGACAAAGCTTCAGGCTCGTTGAACACCAGAGAATTGACACTACAGCAATGCCATATGCCTGTGGCCAGTGTGAGAAATCCTTCAGTCAAAAAGCCACTCTAattatacaccagagaattcacaatGGAGAAAGGCAATATAAGTGTGGGGTATGTGGAAAATCCTTTAGTCAAAgctccaatctttttttttttttttttttttgacaggcagagtggacagtgagagagagagacagagaaaggtcttcctttttgctgttggttcactctccaatggccgctgcggccagcgcatctcgctgatccgaagccaggagccaggtgcttcacctggtctcccatgcgggtgcagggcccaaggacttgggccatcctccactgccttcctgggccatagcagagagctggcctggaagaggggcaactgggatagaatccggcgccccaaccgggactagaacccagtgtgccagcgccgcaaggcggaggattagcctgttaagccacggcgccggccatagctcCAATCTTATTGAACACTACagaattcacactggagaaaggCCTTATGAGTGCGCAGAATGTGGCAAATTCTTTAGACAAAACTTCAGCCTTATTGAGCACCGTAGAATTCACACTacaacaaaaatttttgaatgtggccagtgtggaaaagcctttagccAAAGAGCCACCCTCATTAGACACCAGAGAAAGGTCTTATGAGTGTGcagaatgtgggaaagcctttggcTACAAATCCAAACTTGATCGACaccagagaactcacacaggagAAAGGCCTTATGAGTGGTGAGAGTGGCAAATTCTTTAGGTGGAGCTACAGCCTCGTtgaacaccagagaattcacaccagAGCAAGGCCTTTTGAGTGTGACCAGTGTGGGAAATCCTTTAGCTGAAGAGCTGCTTTCATAAAGCACCAGAGAGTTCACACTGGAGAAAAGCCTTATAATTGTGGTGAATGTGGGAAGTATTTTAGTCAGAGCACCAGCCTTATCCAGCACTGTagaattcacactggagaaagACCATATGAGTGTGACCAGTGTGGGAAATCTTTCCGGCAAAGGTCTGTCCTCATTCAACATCAGGTAGTTCACACTGGAGAAAGGCCCTATGAATGCAGCAAGTGTGGGAAGTCCTTTAGCCAATGCTCCAGCTTTTTTCAGCACCGAAAATATCACACAAGGGGAGGCCTCGTGAAGGCAGGAGATGTGGGAAATCCCTCAACCCCAGGCCTAATGTTATTTAGCACCAGGAAGTCCACACTTGTGAAAGGCCTTAGAGCTGCAGGAAATGTGTTCTCTGTTTACTGTAATGACATGGAGAGAGCCTTTATGGGGAATCCGTCGACCTGAAGATGAACCTCATACTTGCAAGCATCCAGAGGGGTGAAATTCCTCCTGAGTGCCAGGCATGTAGAGCTTACAGGAACAACTCTGCACGCCCTAGGCTGACTGGGGCCTTTACCAGAAGTCATCTCCCCTGTAGCGTCTTGCACAGCGTGCGTTGGTCACCCTGATGTGCTGAGGCAAGGCAGATATCTGTTCTCTCCCATGTCTTAGAGGAAATCTTGAGTAGCCAGAGCCCTTGGAGTGGTGCCACTGGTCTGTGTTCTGGCTGAGAGGGCCTCATGTGAGTTCAGGTCAAGGCTCATGGGAAGGCTCGCCTTCATGGAGATTCAGGGGCCCAGGTGTTCAAGTGATGTTTACAGACCCCAAATCACTGAATGGTAACTTCTTATGTAGCGTTGCTCTTATTTGTATactaataaaatcttttctttttttctcctcaccttctaccagggagctctgttaccAGCTTTGGATAGGTGGAATTCAGAACTGGGCTCTGTATGAAAGGTTGGACAGCTTTTATGGAGTCCCCACATTGTGTGCCTTGGTAGGGGCACGTTAATGAGAGTAGTCTGTTCTGTTGTGATTTGTTTACA
This window harbors:
- the LOC133770451 gene encoding LOW QUALITY PROTEIN: zinc finger protein 418-like (The sequence of the model RefSeq protein was modified relative to this genomic sequence to represent the inferred CDS: inserted 4 bases in 2 codons; substituted 2 bases at 2 genomic stop codons) yields the protein MFANCYIYNKPTDDIVLMAQTLEKIFLQKVASMPQEQQELVVTIPKNSHKKGAKLTALQSSITSAHQVPAVSSVSHTALYTPPPEIPTAVLNIPHPSVISSLLLKSLHSAGPPLLAVSAAPSAQPLAKKKGVKRKADTTTPTPTPILAPGSPASTPGGLEPKAARLPPMRRESGRPIKPPRKDLPLSSNTRAIILSVNERSGKGYFSVWTGSSGQDAVTMAGAVSVAALECVSAGRCCRAGTPGQDKRYSRATFEDMAIYFSQEEWDLLDEAQRLLYLHVMLENFALLTXLVCWHGTEDEEQSISAKGMSQVRTLKKSLSTQKPHPCEMCVPILKDVLHLADLPGQRPNSSGIYAHLRQDQKHCSVKDSLRRHVDRASLLKSFIYHLSEKPSLCRKIGKDFLTKWGLLHSPAIPEAEKPNKTTDCRETFHCGDSHHQSDECRKASSQNHAAVQRPRVCSGESTYEPSKCGTAFCDKYSLVPFQRALNGGRPYECSECGKSFSQKATLIIHQRVHTGEKPYKCDKCDKSFSQSSSLIEHCRTHSGERPYECRECGKAFGCKSNLVWHQGTHTGERPYACPECGKFFRQSFRLVEHQRIDTTAMPYACGQCEKSFSQKATLIIHQRIHNGERQYKCGVCGKSFSQSSNLFFFSGIESGAPTGTRTQCASAARRRISLLSHGAGHSSNLIEHYRIHTGERPYECAECGKFFRQNFSLIEHRRIHTTTKIFECGQCGKAFSQRATLIRHQXERSYECAECGKAFGYKSKLDRHQRTHTGERPYEXGESGKFFRWSYSLVEHQRIHTRARPFECDQCGKSFSXRAAFIKHQRVHTGEKPYNCGECGKYFSQSTSLIQHCRIHTGERPYECDQCGKSFRQRSVLIQHQVVHTGERPYECSKCGKSFSQCSSFFQHRKYHTRGGLVKAGDVGNPSTPGLMLFSTRKSTLVKGLRAAGNVFSVYCNDMERAFMGNPST